In a single window of the Phaeobacter sp. G2 genome:
- a CDS encoding GntR family transcriptional regulator, which translates to MKIDPTSSADLSAQISQSIKAAIINGDLNVDQRLPSEAELADHFQVSRSTVREALKRLAAQSLIRTQRGATGGAFVNRLSFEDAHAQQVTTSTLLLSMNEVSFETACEARYALERACAPLSASRRSADQLATMRAEIFRQGQPGLSDEAFCASDVAFHRAFVDGAANPVLSYQLAGAVEAMQPLMNIITFSARDRARIVALHCQIADAIDQGDGTAASDGLTRLETETLQLAKKVFASRAAKT; encoded by the coding sequence ATGAAGATCGATCCAACAAGCTCAGCAGATTTGTCGGCGCAGATCTCCCAGTCAATCAAAGCCGCGATCATCAACGGTGACCTGAATGTGGATCAGCGACTGCCCTCGGAAGCGGAGTTGGCAGATCACTTCCAGGTGTCACGCTCCACTGTCCGCGAGGCGTTGAAACGTTTGGCGGCACAATCCTTGATCCGAACCCAGCGCGGCGCGACGGGGGGCGCCTTTGTCAACCGGCTCAGCTTTGAAGACGCCCACGCCCAGCAAGTGACCACGTCAACCCTGCTGCTCAGCATGAACGAGGTGAGCTTTGAGACCGCCTGCGAAGCCCGCTACGCGCTGGAACGCGCCTGCGCGCCGCTCTCCGCCAGCCGTCGCAGCGCCGATCAACTGGCCACCATGCGGGCCGAAATCTTTCGCCAGGGCCAGCCGGGCCTGTCAGATGAAGCCTTCTGTGCCTCTGATGTTGCCTTTCATCGCGCCTTCGTTGACGGGGCCGCCAACCCGGTGCTTTCCTATCAACTGGCCGGCGCGGTCGAAGCCATGCAGCCCTTGATGAATATCATCACCTTTTCTGCGCGTGATCGCGCCCGTATCGTCGCGCTGCATTGCCAGATCGCCGATGCCATCGACCAGGGCGATGGCACCGCGGCCTCCGACGGCCTGACAAGACTTGAAACAGAAACGCTGCAACTGGCGAAAAAAGTCTTTGCATCCCGCGCCGCCAAAACCTGA
- the chrA gene encoding chromate efflux transporter, which yields MTTVSWRDMWRVFGKIGLMSFGGPAAQIAVMHRELVEERPWLDEESFLRGLSFCMLLPGPEAMQLCTYTGWRLRGFAGGLLAGLLFVLPGALVIAALVWVYSVFGTLPAVQAAFLGIKAAVVVIVVQALWKLSHKALKHRRDWWLAGFGFVALFVFGLPFPLVILGAGLFGMMTLTSTTQAKSAEALPEPATRTDAFTATAPQLTLQHSLRSCVIWGGLWLLPLMLLSFVGADFLASIGWFFAKLAVVTFGGAYAVLAYMSQAVVQHHQWISAGEMIDALGLAETTPGPLILVTQFVAMLAGLKQGGFALYLAAGVTALWATFMPCFLWIFAAAPYVERLAAQPRLSAALKAITATVTGVILNLMVWFTLHVLFQDITLLQSGLLAMPWPNWSTLNTSALLLTLLAPLVAYGLRGRLFWLLALMALAGLAMPPLLALT from the coding sequence ATGACGACAGTTTCCTGGCGCGACATGTGGCGGGTCTTTGGCAAGATCGGCCTGATGAGTTTTGGCGGCCCCGCCGCGCAGATCGCAGTGATGCACCGCGAACTGGTGGAAGAGCGCCCCTGGTTGGACGAAGAGAGCTTTCTGCGCGGCCTGTCCTTTTGCATGTTACTGCCCGGCCCCGAAGCCATGCAGCTGTGCACCTATACCGGCTGGCGCCTGCGCGGGTTCGCTGGCGGGCTGCTGGCGGGCCTGCTGTTTGTGCTGCCCGGCGCCCTGGTGATTGCAGCGCTTGTCTGGGTTTACAGCGTCTTTGGCACGCTGCCCGCGGTGCAGGCGGCCTTTCTCGGCATCAAGGCCGCGGTGGTGGTCATTGTTGTGCAGGCGCTTTGGAAGCTGAGCCACAAGGCCTTGAAACATAGGCGAGACTGGTGGCTGGCCGGATTTGGCTTTGTGGCGCTTTTCGTCTTTGGCCTGCCCTTTCCACTGGTGATCCTGGGGGCTGGTCTCTTTGGCATGATGACCCTGACAAGCACGACACAGGCCAAATCAGCAGAAGCGCTCCCGGAGCCAGCCACCAGAACCGATGCTTTCACGGCGACTGCTCCGCAGCTGACACTCCAACACAGCCTGCGCAGCTGTGTCATCTGGGGTGGGTTGTGGCTGCTGCCGCTGATGCTTCTCAGCTTCGTCGGCGCTGATTTTCTGGCCAGTATCGGCTGGTTCTTTGCCAAATTGGCGGTGGTCACCTTTGGCGGCGCCTATGCGGTGCTCGCCTATATGAGCCAAGCGGTGGTGCAACACCATCAATGGATCAGCGCAGGCGAAATGATCGACGCGCTTGGCCTGGCCGAGACCACCCCTGGCCCCCTCATCCTGGTGACCCAGTTTGTGGCCATGTTGGCGGGACTGAAACAGGGTGGTTTTGCGCTGTACCTGGCGGCCGGGGTAACGGCGCTTTGGGCCACATTCATGCCCTGCTTCCTATGGATTTTTGCCGCCGCCCCCTATGTGGAGCGCCTCGCAGCCCAGCCCCGCCTGTCAGCGGCGCTCAAGGCGATAACCGCCACCGTTACCGGCGTCATCCTGAACCTGATGGTCTGGTTTACCCTGCATGTCCTTTTTCAGGATATAACCCTGCTTCAAAGCGGCCTCTTGGCAATGCCCTGGCCAAATTGGAGCACCCTGAACACCTCAGCCCTGCTGTTGACCCTGCTGGCACCGCTGGTCGCCTATGGGCTGCGGGGGCGTTTGTTCTGGCTGCTGGCGCTCATGGCTCTGGCGGGTCTGGCAATGCCGCCACTGCTGGCCCTGACATAA
- a CDS encoding ClpXP protease specificity-enhancing factor SspB, which yields MSREIDYGNLMHSAMRGLIRTVLQDVADKGLPGNHHFFITFDTNHPDAQLADWLRERYPGAMTVVMQHWYDNLDVEENGFGITLNFGDAPETLYIPYDAIETFVDPSVEFGLRFETAEDDDDDDAPTDDDDTEGTGETDVETPHASDGDVVSLDSFRKH from the coding sequence ATGTCCCGCGAAATCGACTACGGAAATCTGATGCACTCCGCCATGCGCGGGCTCATTCGCACCGTCCTGCAGGATGTTGCGGACAAGGGGCTGCCGGGAAACCATCACTTTTTTATCACCTTTGATACCAACCATCCGGATGCGCAATTGGCAGACTGGCTGCGGGAACGCTACCCCGGTGCCATGACTGTTGTGATGCAGCATTGGTACGACAATCTTGACGTAGAAGAGAATGGTTTTGGCATCACCCTGAACTTTGGTGACGCACCGGAAACGCTCTATATCCCCTATGACGCGATCGAAACCTTCGTGGATCCCTCCGTGGAATTTGGCCTTCGCTTTGAAACAGCCGAAGACGATGACGACGATGATGCTCCCACAGATGATGACGACACCGAGGGAACCGGCGAAACCGACGTGGAAACACCGCACGCCTCGGATGGGGATGTCGTGTCTCTGGACAGCTTCCGCAAACACTAG
- the fumC gene encoding class II fumarate hydratase produces the protein MSDTRTETDSFGPLEVPTDKYWGAQTQRSIMNFPIGWEKQPVAIVRALGVIKKACAMANKASGKMEDRIADAVIAAAGEVIEGKFDDNFPLVVWQTGSGTQSNMNSNEVIANRAIEMLGGVIGSKDPVHPNDHCNMGQSSNDTFPTAMHIATAMSVRDVLLPGLEKLAKGLETKSEEFKDIIKIGRTHTQDATPLTLGQEFGGYAHQIRQGIARVELAMPGIYELAQGGTAVGTGLNTQKGWSETVAANMAEITDLPFVTAPNKFEALAAHDAMVFLSGALATIAGSCYKIASDIRFLGSGPRSGLGELILPENEPGSSIMPGKVNPTQAEALTQVAAHVMGNDAAIKFAGSQGHFELNVYNPMMSYNLLQSIQLLGDATDSFTERMLNGIQANEPRIDKLMKESLMLVTALAPTIGYDNATKVAKTAHKNGTTLKEEAIALGFVDEATFDKVVRPEQMIGPKD, from the coding sequence ATGTCCGATACCCGCACCGAGACCGACAGCTTTGGTCCGCTAGAGGTTCCTACCGACAAATATTGGGGCGCTCAGACCCAGCGCTCGATCATGAATTTCCCCATCGGCTGGGAAAAACAGCCCGTCGCCATCGTGCGTGCACTGGGGGTGATCAAAAAGGCCTGCGCCATGGCCAACAAGGCCTCCGGCAAGATGGAAGACCGCATCGCGGATGCCGTCATCGCTGCCGCTGGCGAAGTCATTGAGGGCAAGTTTGACGACAACTTCCCGCTTGTGGTCTGGCAGACCGGGTCTGGCACCCAGTCCAACATGAACTCCAACGAGGTGATCGCCAACCGCGCGATCGAAATGCTGGGCGGCGTCATCGGATCGAAAGATCCGGTTCACCCCAATGACCACTGTAATATGGGTCAGTCCTCCAACGACACCTTCCCCACGGCCATGCATATCGCCACCGCCATGTCGGTACGGGACGTGCTGCTGCCTGGTCTGGAAAAACTCGCCAAGGGTCTCGAGACCAAATCAGAAGAGTTCAAGGATATCATCAAGATCGGCCGCACCCATACCCAGGATGCGACACCGCTGACCCTGGGCCAGGAATTTGGTGGCTATGCCCACCAGATCCGTCAGGGGATTGCCCGTGTTGAGCTGGCGATGCCCGGCATCTATGAGCTGGCACAGGGCGGCACCGCCGTAGGCACCGGCCTGAACACCCAAAAGGGCTGGAGCGAAACCGTTGCGGCCAATATGGCCGAAATCACCGATCTGCCCTTTGTCACCGCCCCCAACAAATTTGAGGCTCTGGCCGCCCATGATGCCATGGTCTTCCTGTCCGGTGCGCTCGCAACCATCGCCGGTAGCTGCTACAAGATCGCCAGCGATATCCGTTTCCTGGGCTCCGGCCCCCGCTCTGGTCTGGGCGAGCTGATCCTGCCCGAGAATGAGCCTGGCTCCTCGATCATGCCCGGAAAGGTGAACCCCACCCAGGCGGAGGCGCTCACCCAGGTTGCGGCCCATGTCATGGGCAATGACGCTGCGATCAAATTTGCCGGCAGCCAGGGTCATTTTGAGTTGAACGTCTACAACCCGATGATGTCCTACAACCTGCTGCAGTCGATCCAGCTGCTGGGCGATGCCACCGACAGCTTTACCGAACGGATGCTCAACGGCATTCAGGCCAACGAGCCGCGCATCGACAAGCTGATGAAGGAATCGCTGATGCTGGTGACAGCTCTGGCGCCGACCATCGGCTATGACAATGCCACCAAGGTCGCCAAGACCGCGCATAAAAACGGCACCACCCTCAAAGAAGAAGCCATCGCGCTTGGCTTTGTGGATGAAGCCACCTTTGACAAGGTTGTGCGCCCCGAGCAGATGATCGGTCCCAAGGACTGA
- a CDS encoding DUF4169 family protein, with translation MGKPVNLNRYRKTQARAEDKARADQNAVKFGRSKLEKSLDEARAAKAKRDLDGHKSDE, from the coding sequence ATGGGAAAGCCGGTCAATCTGAACCGGTATCGCAAGACACAGGCGCGGGCCGAGGATAAGGCCCGCGCTGACCAGAACGCTGTGAAATTTGGCCGCAGCAAGCTGGAAAAATCGCTGGATGAGGCCCGCGCCGCCAAGGCCAAGCGCGATTTGGATGGCCACAAGAGCGACGAATGA
- a CDS encoding ribbon-helix-helix domain-containing protein, producing MNSRPRKHSLTLRGHRTSVSLEDPFWLEFRQIAARTNRPINELAAEIDEARGADCGLASAIRLFVLRDLQARLAPQA from the coding sequence ATGAACAGTCGCCCCCGCAAACACTCCCTCACCCTACGCGGGCACCGCACCTCGGTCTCGCTGGAAGATCCCTTCTGGCTGGAGTTTCGCCAGATCGCAGCAAGAACCAATCGCCCAATCAATGAGTTAGCAGCCGAAATTGATGAGGCCCGTGGCGCCGATTGCGGCCTGGCCTCTGCCATTCGGCTGTTTGTGCTGCGCGATTTGCAGGCGCGGCTCGCCCCTCAGGCCTGA
- a CDS encoding cytochrome P450, with protein MNAPDHDPGPQFETEAPKPQPPKPAARPVRVSLWRYVRLFRDDILSAQPAKLYRAWMAEFRAPSFRSFLINQPDLIKRVLKEQPDDFPKSDRIAEGLKPLLGDSVFLTNGETWKRQRRIIDPAFEGGRLKATYPAMRAAADSAIVRLQAQVGQGARVEVEEVTSHVAADVIFRTLFSIPIENEVAGEVFTRFRNYQRSQPLLNLAAFVPLPKWMPRFFRRGTRPNAKVIRALISKLTEARMAAIKVGTAPEDLATKIMTTSDPKTGERFDAQEMVDQVAIFFLAGHETSASALAWTLYLMALYPDWQEQLAQEAEALADESFAAMSKLRLSRDVFREALRLYPPVPMMVREATCPVQFRNRTVPEGAQIVLSPWHLHRHERLWDNPDGFDPNRWQTENGKQCQREAYIPFSAGPRVCPGAGFAMVEGPLILSLILRHFKLSCVEGAAPVPVAHLTVRSKNGIWLQVSPRGKVDQA; from the coding sequence ATGAACGCGCCTGACCATGACCCTGGCCCTCAGTTTGAAACAGAGGCGCCCAAGCCCCAGCCGCCAAAACCAGCTGCCCGGCCGGTGCGAGTGTCCTTGTGGCGCTATGTCCGGCTGTTTCGCGATGATATTTTGTCGGCGCAACCAGCAAAACTCTATCGGGCCTGGATGGCCGAATTTCGTGCTCCGAGCTTTCGCTCGTTTCTGATCAACCAGCCCGACCTGATCAAACGGGTACTGAAAGAACAGCCCGATGACTTCCCCAAATCGGATCGCATCGCCGAAGGGCTAAAGCCGCTGCTCGGGGATTCCGTTTTCCTGACCAATGGCGAGACCTGGAAACGCCAGCGCCGCATCATCGATCCCGCCTTCGAAGGGGGGCGGCTGAAGGCGACCTACCCGGCGATGCGGGCTGCGGCCGACTCGGCCATTGTGCGGTTGCAGGCTCAGGTCGGGCAGGGCGCAAGGGTCGAGGTGGAAGAGGTGACCAGCCATGTGGCGGCGGATGTGATTTTTCGCACCCTGTTTTCAATCCCGATCGAAAACGAAGTGGCGGGAGAGGTCTTTACCCGCTTTCGCAACTATCAGCGCAGCCAGCCGCTGTTGAACCTTGCGGCCTTTGTACCCTTGCCAAAGTGGATGCCCCGGTTCTTTCGGCGCGGAACCCGCCCCAATGCCAAAGTGATCCGGGCGCTGATCAGCAAACTTACCGAAGCCCGAATGGCGGCGATCAAGGTCGGGACCGCACCAGAGGATCTGGCGACCAAAATTATGACCACCAGCGATCCCAAAACGGGAGAGCGCTTTGACGCGCAGGAGATGGTGGATCAGGTGGCAATCTTCTTTCTTGCGGGCCATGAAACCAGTGCCTCGGCGCTGGCCTGGACGCTGTATCTGATGGCGCTATATCCTGATTGGCAAGAGCAGCTGGCGCAGGAGGCCGAGGCGCTGGCGGATGAAAGCTTTGCTGCCATGTCAAAGCTGCGCCTGTCGCGGGATGTGTTCCGCGAAGCCCTACGTCTGTATCCGCCGGTGCCCATGATGGTGCGCGAAGCAACCTGCCCGGTGCAGTTTCGCAATCGAACGGTGCCAGAGGGGGCGCAGATCGTGCTCAGCCCCTGGCATTTGCACCGGCACGAGCGTCTATGGGACAATCCCGACGGGTTTGATCCCAATCGCTGGCAAACGGAAAATGGCAAACAGTGCCAGCGCGAAGCCTATATCCCGTTCTCGGCAGGGCCACGGGTTTGCCCCGGTGCCGGATTTGCCATGGTGGAGGGGCCGCTGATCCTGTCGCTGATCCTGCGGCACTTTAAACTCAGCTGTGTTGAGGGCGCCGCGCCGGTGCCCGTGGCGCATCTGACCGTGCGCTCAAAGAACGGGATCTGGTTGCAGGTCAGCCCCCGCGGCAAGGTCGATCAGGCCTGA
- a CDS encoding cytochrome c biogenesis protein CcdA, with product MFGIEIIDAALLPAMFVALLGGLVSFLSPCVLPIVPPYLAYMSGVSIGEMQGTAAARRKVILSALFFVLGLSTVFLLLGFTASFFGAFVLQNQELFARASGVVVIIFGLHFLSVFRIPILDREARVDAGQAGGSVLGAYVLGLAFAFGWTPCIGPQLGAILSLAASEASVSRGTLLLGIYALGLGVPFLLAAIFLNRSMVVMNKMKRHMGLIEKLMGGLLLLVGFMLVTGLFSTFSWWLLEAFPFLATLG from the coding sequence ATGTTTGGAATTGAGATCATAGATGCAGCGCTTTTGCCTGCAATGTTTGTGGCGCTCCTGGGCGGTTTGGTCAGCTTTTTGTCACCCTGTGTGCTGCCGATTGTGCCGCCCTATCTTGCCTATATGAGCGGTGTCTCCATTGGTGAGATGCAGGGCACGGCTGCAGCGCGGCGCAAGGTGATCCTGTCGGCGCTGTTTTTTGTTCTTGGCCTGTCGACAGTGTTCCTGCTGCTGGGCTTCACCGCCTCCTTTTTTGGTGCTTTTGTACTGCAAAATCAGGAGCTTTTCGCTCGGGCTTCCGGTGTTGTGGTGATCATCTTCGGCCTGCATTTTCTGTCGGTATTCCGCATTCCTATCCTGGATCGCGAGGCACGGGTTGACGCCGGTCAGGCCGGTGGATCAGTGCTGGGGGCCTATGTGCTGGGGCTGGCCTTTGCCTTTGGCTGGACGCCCTGCATTGGCCCACAACTTGGGGCGATCCTGTCGCTCGCCGCTTCCGAGGCCTCGGTCAGCCGCGGCACCTTGCTGTTGGGGATCTATGCGCTTGGCCTTGGGGTGCCGTTTTTGCTGGCCGCGATCTTCCTGAACCGCTCGATGGTGGTGATGAACAAGATGAAGCGCCATATGGGGTTGATCGAGAAACTCATGGGCGGGCTGTTGCTGTTGGTCGGCTTTATGTTGGTCACCGGCTTGTTCTCGACCTTCTCCTGGTGGTTGCTCGAAGCCTTTCCGTTTCTTGCCACCCTCGGCTAA
- a CDS encoding sulfurtransferase TusA family protein — translation MSDSDATLDAIGLLCPLPVLKARKRLKSMAAGEVLQVLADDPAALIDIPHFCTESGYEFLGQDTGDGHQIYQIRKTG, via the coding sequence ATCTCCGACAGCGATGCCACCCTCGATGCCATTGGCCTGCTCTGCCCCCTGCCCGTGCTAAAGGCGCGCAAACGCCTCAAGTCCATGGCTGCGGGCGAGGTTTTGCAGGTGCTTGCGGATGACCCCGCTGCGCTCATCGACATCCCGCATTTCTGCACCGAGTCTGGGTATGAGTTCCTTGGACAGGACACGGGCGATGGCCATCAGATCTATCAAATTCGCAAGACCGGCTGA
- a CDS encoding nuclear transport factor 2 family protein translates to MDHDGHSTVLTEILEQETRVWQALVEGNAEADKAALHADFLGVYPSGFATRADHCDQLQEGPTVSSFQLTDPRLLQLGKDHVCLSYLAVYHRPGAASRDTMYVSSIWQRQGQGWLNLFSQDTPTAGSTPV, encoded by the coding sequence GTGGATCACGACGGGCATTCAACTGTGTTGACAGAAATCCTTGAGCAGGAAACACGGGTCTGGCAGGCCCTGGTTGAAGGCAATGCCGAGGCGGACAAGGCGGCACTGCATGCTGATTTTCTTGGCGTCTACCCCAGCGGTTTTGCCACCCGGGCGGATCATTGCGACCAGCTGCAAGAGGGGCCGACGGTCAGCTCATTTCAGCTCACCGACCCCAGGCTGCTACAGCTGGGCAAGGATCATGTCTGCCTGTCCTATTTGGCGGTCTATCATCGGCCAGGAGCCGCCAGCAGGGATACAATGTATGTGTCATCTATTTGGCAGCGTCAGGGTCAGGGCTGGCTGAACTTGTTTAGCCAGGACACGCCCACTGCCGGGTCAACACCTGTGTGA
- a CDS encoding Rne/Rng family ribonuclease, which produces MAKKMLIDATHAEETRVVVVDGNKVEEFDFESENKRQLAGNIYLAKVTRVEPSLQAAFVEYGGNRHGFLAFSEIHPDYYQIPVADREALMEEERAYAEAQRAREEDEEAKPSRSRSRGRKGSRSKAAKVSSGDAVETKEVAPATPASETSADTPVVSEIAGMETIDLVDEMARDEAKLAEVPEGSSPMERVADTPVEEPSNPEETRSQEAGPDAASAEAASAEEPAQEATAPAAADVTAKDASVEPTGGDAAEDDAAQNDTDKGASDETGDKAEQDDARVDASAKDETIESVADEDDSEDIRPARKPRPRRYKIQEVIKVRQVLLVQVVKEERGNKGAALTTYLSLAGRYCVLMPNTARGGGISRKITNAVDRKKLKDIATEIDVPSGAGLIVRTAGAKRTKAEIKRDYEYLQRLWEQIRALTLKSIAPAKIYEEGDLIKRSIRDLYNREIDEVLVEGERGYRIAKDFMKMIMPSHAKNVKNYQETLPLFARFQVESYLGGMFNPTVQLKSGGYIVIDTTEALVAVDVNSGRATKQSSIEETALNTNLEAAEEVARQLRLRDLAGLIVIDFIDMDERKNNAAVENRMKDKLKTDRARIQVGRISGFGLMEMSRQRLRPGMIEATTAPCPHCHGTGLIRSDDSMALSILRQIEEEGTRRRSREVLVRCPIDIANYLMNQKREHIAQIEARYGMSVRIEGDAHLVSPDFTLEKFKTATRVVTVPDASVVSADTSLMAQIDADEAEADAEVAEEEQPQEAAAPEADESENNGEDKPKRKRRRRRRRKSGNGGENSDSDSNAAEAGDKAEPTADGEEKADAKAGEEADSEEKKPARSRTRTRTRGGRSRNKKSEETAVEETAVEAAPGADTAAEATGEAPSAEPEATVATSADPASKSDGETVTAAATEEPTQAESVVPEQTTSEPEASQAEVSEAPVAAVAAEPVAETQPVASDTPEVETVAAAEAPADQESAAEAAVEPEVTAQPEVADAAAADPAPEPAAPAEVEAAAEPEPTTPPKPKRRGWWSIG; this is translated from the coding sequence ATGGCAAAGAAGATGCTTATTGATGCCACCCACGCGGAAGAAACCCGCGTCGTGGTGGTCGACGGAAACAAGGTTGAAGAGTTTGACTTTGAATCTGAGAACAAACGCCAGCTAGCTGGCAACATTTATCTGGCAAAAGTTACACGGGTAGAGCCTTCGCTACAGGCCGCCTTTGTGGAATATGGCGGCAATCGCCATGGCTTTCTCGCCTTTTCGGAAATCCACCCCGACTATTATCAGATCCCGGTTGCTGACCGCGAAGCCCTGATGGAAGAAGAGCGCGCCTATGCGGAAGCACAGCGTGCCCGCGAGGAAGACGAAGAGGCCAAGCCTTCACGGTCGCGCTCACGGGGTCGCAAGGGCTCCCGGTCCAAGGCTGCTAAGGTCTCCTCTGGGGATGCGGTCGAGACCAAAGAGGTGGCGCCCGCTACACCTGCCTCTGAAACCAGTGCTGATACGCCGGTGGTTTCGGAAATCGCTGGTATGGAAACCATTGATTTGGTCGACGAAATGGCGCGCGATGAGGCCAAGCTGGCCGAGGTCCCCGAAGGCTCCTCGCCGATGGAACGTGTTGCTGACACCCCGGTAGAAGAGCCCTCCAACCCGGAAGAGACGCGCTCGCAAGAGGCCGGCCCAGACGCAGCAAGCGCTGAAGCCGCCAGTGCAGAAGAGCCTGCGCAAGAGGCAACTGCGCCAGCCGCTGCGGATGTAACCGCTAAGGACGCAAGTGTTGAACCCACCGGCGGTGACGCTGCCGAGGATGACGCCGCCCAGAATGACACTGACAAAGGCGCCAGTGATGAGACCGGCGACAAAGCAGAGCAGGACGATGCGCGTGTTGATGCCAGCGCCAAAGACGAAACCATTGAATCGGTTGCTGACGAAGACGACAGCGAAGACATTCGCCCGGCCCGCAAGCCACGTCCACGTCGGTATAAGATTCAAGAAGTCATCAAGGTCCGTCAGGTTCTGCTGGTCCAGGTTGTCAAAGAAGAGCGCGGCAACAAGGGCGCTGCTCTCACCACCTATCTGTCGCTGGCAGGGCGCTACTGCGTTCTGATGCCCAACACCGCGCGCGGTGGCGGCATCAGCCGCAAGATCACCAATGCCGTTGACCGCAAAAAACTGAAAGATATCGCAACCGAAATCGACGTGCCATCGGGTGCGGGGCTTATTGTGCGCACGGCTGGGGCCAAGCGTACCAAGGCAGAAATCAAACGCGATTACGAATATCTGCAGCGTCTCTGGGAACAGATCCGCGCGCTGACGCTGAAAAGCATTGCCCCCGCCAAGATCTACGAAGAGGGCGACCTGATCAAACGCTCGATCCGCGACCTTTATAATCGTGAGATTGACGAGGTTCTGGTCGAAGGCGAGCGCGGCTACCGCATCGCCAAGGACTTCATGAAGATGATCATGCCGTCCCACGCCAAAAACGTGAAGAACTACCAGGAAACCCTGCCGCTCTTTGCCCGCTTCCAGGTCGAAAGCTATCTTGGTGGTATGTTCAACCCCACTGTGCAGCTGAAATCCGGCGGCTATATCGTCATCGACACCACCGAAGCTTTGGTGGCGGTTGACGTGAACTCTGGCCGGGCGACAAAACAGTCCTCGATCGAGGAAACCGCGCTCAACACCAACCTGGAGGCCGCCGAAGAAGTGGCGCGCCAGCTGCGTCTGCGTGACCTTGCCGGACTGATCGTCATCGACTTCATCGACATGGATGAGCGTAAGAACAACGCCGCCGTTGAGAACCGGATGAAGGACAAGCTGAAGACGGATCGTGCCCGCATTCAGGTGGGCCGGATCTCTGGTTTTGGCTTGATGGAAATGTCGCGCCAGCGTCTGCGTCCCGGCATGATCGAGGCCACCACCGCGCCCTGCCCACATTGCCACGGCACCGGCCTGATCCGCTCGGATGATAGCATGGCGCTGTCGATCCTGCGCCAGATCGAAGAAGAAGGCACCCGCCGCCGCTCGCGCGAGGTTCTGGTGCGTTGCCCGATTGATATTGCCAACTATCTGATGAACCAGAAGCGTGAACATATCGCGCAGATCGAAGCCCGCTACGGCATGTCGGTCCGCATCGAAGGCGATGCACATCTGGTCAGCCCGGATTTCACGCTGGAGAAGTTCAAGACGGCCACCCGTGTGGTGACTGTTCCTGACGCTTCGGTTGTGTCGGCTGATACCTCTCTTATGGCGCAGATCGACGCTGATGAGGCCGAGGCGGATGCTGAGGTTGCAGAGGAAGAACAGCCTCAGGAGGCTGCGGCTCCTGAAGCGGACGAAAGTGAGAACAACGGCGAGGACAAGCCCAAGCGCAAGCGGCGGCGGCGTCGGCGGCGCAAGTCCGGCAACGGCGGGGAAAACTCCGATTCCGATAGCAACGCGGCCGAGGCTGGCGACAAGGCTGAACCCACAGCGGACGGGGAAGAAAAAGCCGACGCAAAAGCAGGTGAAGAGGCCGATTCTGAAGAGAAGAAGCCAGCCCGCAGCCGGACCCGTACCCGCACCCGTGGTGGTCGTTCGCGCAACAAGAAAAGCGAAGAGACCGCAGTTGAAGAGACCGCAGTTGAAGCCGCACCGGGCGCAGACACAGCTGCCGAGGCGACTGGCGAGGCCCCCAGCGCAGAGCCGGAAGCCACAGTGGCGACCAGTGCCGATCCAGCCAGCAAAAGCGATGGCGAGACCGTAACCGCTGCTGCCACTGAAGAGCCAACTCAGGCTGAGAGTGTCGTGCCGGAGCAGACCACCTCTGAACCTGAGGCATCGCAAGCTGAGGTGTCAGAGGCTCCGGTCGCAGCGGTTGCTGCTGAACCAGTCGCTGAGACACAACCGGTTGCATCTGACACGCCGGAAGTGGAAACTGTAGCTGCCGCCGAAGCGCCTGCGGATCAAGAGAGTGCAGCTGAGGCCGCCGTTGAGCCAGAGGTGACAGCACAGCCAGAGGTCGCTGACGCAGCTGCTGCTGACCCCGCGCCGGAACCTGCAGCGCCTGCAGAAGTGGAAGCCGCGGCTGAGCCAGAACCGACAACCCCGCCCAAGCCCAAGCGGCGCGGATGGTGGTCCATCGGATAA